In Equus caballus isolate H_3958 breed thoroughbred chromosome 25, TB-T2T, whole genome shotgun sequence, one DNA window encodes the following:
- the RALGDS gene encoding ral guanine nucleotide dissociation stimulator isoform X4: MAQKTRPAVPRAKRGWVFFACVSVVTARRSAIARHATLRSPTPWPAPLPAPAPAPAPATESSTQEIGEELVNGVIYSISLRKVQVHHGTNKGQRWLGCENESALNLYETCKVRTVKAGTLEKLVERLVPAFQGSDLSYVTIFLCTYRAFTTTQQVLDLLFKRYGCILPYSDEDGGPQDQLRNAISSILGTWLDQYSEDFCQPPDFPCLKQLVAYVQLNMPGSDLERRAHHLLAQLEHAELIEAELEALSPAPVPALRPTPNLEPAPALALVPCPVPAPEPEPAPAPELEPEPAPEPEPTPASELEPALAPAPELEPEPVPAPELEPEPVPAPELEAALSQTLELEPTPAPEPSWPSSVAAENGLSEEKPHLLTFPPDLVAEQFTLMDAELFKKVVPYHCLGSIWSQRDKKGKEHLAPTVRATVTQFNNVANCVITTCLGDRSVTARDRARVVEHWIEVARECRVLKNFSSLYAILSALQSNSIHRLKKTWEEVSRDSFRIFQKLSEIFSDENNYSLSRELLIKEGTSKFATLEMNPKRAQKRPKETGVIQGTVPYLGTFLTDLVMLDTAMKDYLYGRLINFEKRRKEFEVIAQIKLLQSACNNYSIAPEEHFGAWFRAMEWLSEAESYNLSCELEPPSESASNTLKAKKNTAIVKRWSDRQAPSTELSTSGSSHSKSCDQLRCGPYLSSGDIADALSVHSAGSSSSDVEEINMSFVPESPDGQEKKFWESASQSSPETSGISSASSSTSSSSASTTPVASTRTHKRSVSGVCSYSSSLPLYNQQVGDCCIIRVSLDVDNGNMYKSILVTSQDKAPAVIRKAMDKHNLDEDEPEDYELVQIISDDRKLKIPENANVFYAMNSTANYDFVLKKRTFTKGAKVRHGASSTLPRMKQKGLKIAKGIF, translated from the exons agctctaCGCAGGAGATTGGTGAGGAGCTGGTCAACGGGGTCATCTACTCCATCTCCCTGCGCAAGGTGCAGGTGCACCATGGCACCAACAAGGGCCAGCGCTGGCTCGGG TGTGAGAATGAGTCGGCCCTGAACCTGTATGAGACCTGCAAGGTGCGGACTGTGAAGGCAGGCACGCTGGAGAAGCTGGTGGAGCGCCTGGTGCCTGCCTTCCAGGGCAGCGACCTCTCCTACGTCACCATCTTTCTGTGCACCTACCGAGCCTTCACCACCACCCAGCAGGTCCTGGACCTGCTGTTCAAAAG ATATGGATGCATCCTCCCTTACTCCGACGAGGACGGTGGACCCCAGGACCAACTGAGAAA TGCCATCTCCTCCATCCTGGGCACCTGGCTGGACCAGTACTCAGAGGACTTCTGTCAGCCCCCGGACTTTCCCTGCCTCAAGCAACTGGTGGCCTATGTGCAGCTCAACATGCCCGGCTCTGACCTGGAGCGCCGTGCCCACCATCTCCTGGCTCAGTTGGAGCACGCAGAGCTCATTGAGGCCGAGTTGGAGG CTCTGTCACCAGCTCCAGTGCCAGCTCTGAGACCAACTCCCAATCTAGAGCCAGCGCCAGCACTAGCTCTAGTGCCTTGTCCAGTGCCagctccagagccagagccagcaCCAGCTCCAGAGCTAGAGCCAGAACCagctccagagccagagccaaCGCCAGCTTCAGAGCTAGAGCCAGCTCTAGCGCCAGCTCCAGAGCTAGAGCCAGAGCCAGTACCAGCTCCAGAGCTAGAGCCAGAGCCAGTACCAGCTCCAGAGCTGGAGGCAGCTCTGTCACAAACTCTAGAGCTAGAGCCAACACCAGCACCAGAGCCTTCCTGGCCTTCGTCTGTGGCTGCAGAGAACGGGCTGAGTGAGGAGAAGCCTCACCTCTTGACGTTCCCACCTGACCTGGTAGCGGAGCAGTTTACACTGATGGACGCG gagctgttcaagaaggtggTGCCCTAccactgcctgggctccatctggtccCAGCGGGACAAGAAGGGCAAGGAGCACCTGGCTCCCACCGTCCGTGCCACCGTCACCCAGTTCAACAATGTTGCCAACTGCGTCATCACCACCTGCCTCGGGGACCGGAGTGTGACGGCCCGTGACAGGGCCAGGGTGGTAGAGCACTGGATTGAGGTGGCCAGG GAGTGCCGAGTCCTCAAGAACTTCTCATCACTCTACGCCATCCTCTCTGCTCTGCAGAGCAACTCCATCCACCGACTGAAGAAGACGTGGGAAGAAGTTTCCAG ggACAGCTTCCGAATCTTTCAGAAGCTGTCAGAGATTTTCTCAGACGAGAACAACTACTCACTGAGCAGAGAGCTGCTCATCAAG GAGGGGACCTCCAAGTTTGCCACGCTGGAGATGAACCCCAAGAGAGCCCAGAAACGGCCGAAAGAGACG GGTGTCATCCAGGGCACGGTTCCCTACCTGGGCACGTTCCTCACAGACCTGGTGATGCTGGACACTGCGATGAAGGACTATCTGTAT GGGAGACTGATCAACTTCgagaagaggaggaag GAATTCGAAGTGATCGCCCAGATCAAGCTGCTCCAGTCGGCCTGCAACAATTACAGCATTGCGCCTGAGgagcactttggggcctggttccgGGCCATGGAGTGGCTCAGCGAGGCTGAGAG ctacaacCTGTCCTGTGAGCTGGAGCCCCCCTCTGAATCAGCCAGCAACACGCTCAAGGCCAAGAAGAACACTGCCATTGTTAAGCGCTGGAGCGA CCGCCAGGCCCCCAGCACAGAGCTCAGTACAAGCGGCAGCTCCCACTCCAAGTCCTGTGACCAGCTCAGGTGTGGCCCCTACCTCAGCAGCGGGGACATCGCTGATGCACTCAGCGTCCACTCAGCTGGCTCCTCCAGCTCTGATGTGGAGGAGATCAACATGAGCTTTGTCCCAGAGTCCCCCGATGGCCAGGAAAAGAAG TTCTGGGAGTCAGCCTCCCAGTCATCCCCCGAGACCTCCGGCATCAGCTCAGCCtccagcagcacctcctcctcgTCAGCCTCCACCACCCCCGTGGCCTCCACCCGTACCCACAAGCGCTCCGTCTCCGGGGTCTGCAGCTACAGCTCCTCGCTGCCCCTCTACAACCAGCAGGTGGGCGACTGCTGCATCATCCGTGTCAGCCTGGACGTGGACAACGGCAACATGTACAAGAGCATCCTG GTGACCAGCCAAGATAAAGCTCCGGCCGTAATCCGCAAGGCCATGGACAAACACAACCTGGATGAGGATGAGCCAGAGGACTATGAGCTGGTGCAGATTATTTCAGACGATCGAA AACTGAAGATCCCTGAAAACGCCAATGTGTTTTACGCTATGAACTCTACTGCCAACTATGACTTTGTCCTAAAGAAACGGACCTTCACCAAGGGGGCAAAGGTCAGGCATGGAGCCAGCTCAACCCTGCCTCGCATGAAGCAGAAGGGACTCAAGATTGCCAAAGGCATCTTCTAA
- the RALGDS gene encoding ral guanine nucleotide dissociation stimulator isoform X3, producing the protein MVQRMWAEAAGPAGGAEPLFPGSRRSRSVWDAVRLEVGSPDSCPVVLHSFTQLDPDLPRLESSTQEIGEELVNGVIYSISLRKVQVHHGTNKGQRWLGCENESALNLYETCKVRTVKAGTLEKLVERLVPAFQGSDLSYVTIFLCTYRAFTTTQQVLDLLFKRYGCILPYSDEDGGPQDQLRNAISSILGTWLDQYSEDFCQPPDFPCLKQLVAYVQLNMPGSDLERRAHHLLAQLEHAELIEAELEALSPAPVPALRPTPNLEPAPALALVPCPVPAPEPEPAPAPELEPEPAPEPEPTPASELEPALAPAPELEPEPVPAPELEPEPVPAPELEAALSQTLELEPTPAPEPSWPSSVAAENGLSEEKPHLLTFPPDLVAEQFTLMDAELFKKVVPYHCLGSIWSQRDKKGKEHLAPTVRATVTQFNNVANCVITTCLGDRSVTARDRARVVEHWIEVARECRVLKNFSSLYAILSALQSNSIHRLKKTWEEVSRDSFRIFQKLSEIFSDENNYSLSRELLIKEGTSKFATLEMNPKRAQKRPKETGVIQGTVPYLGTFLTDLVMLDTAMKDYLYGRLINFEKRRKEFEVIAQIKLLQSACNNYSIAPEEHFGAWFRAMEWLSEAESYNLSCELEPPSESASNTLKAKKNTAIVKRWSDRQAPSTELSTSGSSHSKSCDQLRCGPYLSSGDIADALSVHSAGSSSSDVEEINMSFVPESPDGQEKKFWESASQSSPETSGISSASSSTSSSSASTTPVASTRTHKRSVSGVCSYSSSLPLYNQQVGDCCIIRVSLDVDNGNMYKSILVTSQDKAPAVIRKAMDKHNLDEDEPEDYELVQIISDDRKLKIPENANVFYAMNSTANYDFVLKKRTFTKGAKVRHGASSTLPRMKQKGLKIAKGIF; encoded by the exons agctctaCGCAGGAGATTGGTGAGGAGCTGGTCAACGGGGTCATCTACTCCATCTCCCTGCGCAAGGTGCAGGTGCACCATGGCACCAACAAGGGCCAGCGCTGGCTCGGG TGTGAGAATGAGTCGGCCCTGAACCTGTATGAGACCTGCAAGGTGCGGACTGTGAAGGCAGGCACGCTGGAGAAGCTGGTGGAGCGCCTGGTGCCTGCCTTCCAGGGCAGCGACCTCTCCTACGTCACCATCTTTCTGTGCACCTACCGAGCCTTCACCACCACCCAGCAGGTCCTGGACCTGCTGTTCAAAAG ATATGGATGCATCCTCCCTTACTCCGACGAGGACGGTGGACCCCAGGACCAACTGAGAAA TGCCATCTCCTCCATCCTGGGCACCTGGCTGGACCAGTACTCAGAGGACTTCTGTCAGCCCCCGGACTTTCCCTGCCTCAAGCAACTGGTGGCCTATGTGCAGCTCAACATGCCCGGCTCTGACCTGGAGCGCCGTGCCCACCATCTCCTGGCTCAGTTGGAGCACGCAGAGCTCATTGAGGCCGAGTTGGAGG CTCTGTCACCAGCTCCAGTGCCAGCTCTGAGACCAACTCCCAATCTAGAGCCAGCGCCAGCACTAGCTCTAGTGCCTTGTCCAGTGCCagctccagagccagagccagcaCCAGCTCCAGAGCTAGAGCCAGAACCagctccagagccagagccaaCGCCAGCTTCAGAGCTAGAGCCAGCTCTAGCGCCAGCTCCAGAGCTAGAGCCAGAGCCAGTACCAGCTCCAGAGCTAGAGCCAGAGCCAGTACCAGCTCCAGAGCTGGAGGCAGCTCTGTCACAAACTCTAGAGCTAGAGCCAACACCAGCACCAGAGCCTTCCTGGCCTTCGTCTGTGGCTGCAGAGAACGGGCTGAGTGAGGAGAAGCCTCACCTCTTGACGTTCCCACCTGACCTGGTAGCGGAGCAGTTTACACTGATGGACGCG gagctgttcaagaaggtggTGCCCTAccactgcctgggctccatctggtccCAGCGGGACAAGAAGGGCAAGGAGCACCTGGCTCCCACCGTCCGTGCCACCGTCACCCAGTTCAACAATGTTGCCAACTGCGTCATCACCACCTGCCTCGGGGACCGGAGTGTGACGGCCCGTGACAGGGCCAGGGTGGTAGAGCACTGGATTGAGGTGGCCAGG GAGTGCCGAGTCCTCAAGAACTTCTCATCACTCTACGCCATCCTCTCTGCTCTGCAGAGCAACTCCATCCACCGACTGAAGAAGACGTGGGAAGAAGTTTCCAG ggACAGCTTCCGAATCTTTCAGAAGCTGTCAGAGATTTTCTCAGACGAGAACAACTACTCACTGAGCAGAGAGCTGCTCATCAAG GAGGGGACCTCCAAGTTTGCCACGCTGGAGATGAACCCCAAGAGAGCCCAGAAACGGCCGAAAGAGACG GGTGTCATCCAGGGCACGGTTCCCTACCTGGGCACGTTCCTCACAGACCTGGTGATGCTGGACACTGCGATGAAGGACTATCTGTAT GGGAGACTGATCAACTTCgagaagaggaggaag GAATTCGAAGTGATCGCCCAGATCAAGCTGCTCCAGTCGGCCTGCAACAATTACAGCATTGCGCCTGAGgagcactttggggcctggttccgGGCCATGGAGTGGCTCAGCGAGGCTGAGAG ctacaacCTGTCCTGTGAGCTGGAGCCCCCCTCTGAATCAGCCAGCAACACGCTCAAGGCCAAGAAGAACACTGCCATTGTTAAGCGCTGGAGCGA CCGCCAGGCCCCCAGCACAGAGCTCAGTACAAGCGGCAGCTCCCACTCCAAGTCCTGTGACCAGCTCAGGTGTGGCCCCTACCTCAGCAGCGGGGACATCGCTGATGCACTCAGCGTCCACTCAGCTGGCTCCTCCAGCTCTGATGTGGAGGAGATCAACATGAGCTTTGTCCCAGAGTCCCCCGATGGCCAGGAAAAGAAG TTCTGGGAGTCAGCCTCCCAGTCATCCCCCGAGACCTCCGGCATCAGCTCAGCCtccagcagcacctcctcctcgTCAGCCTCCACCACCCCCGTGGCCTCCACCCGTACCCACAAGCGCTCCGTCTCCGGGGTCTGCAGCTACAGCTCCTCGCTGCCCCTCTACAACCAGCAGGTGGGCGACTGCTGCATCATCCGTGTCAGCCTGGACGTGGACAACGGCAACATGTACAAGAGCATCCTG GTGACCAGCCAAGATAAAGCTCCGGCCGTAATCCGCAAGGCCATGGACAAACACAACCTGGATGAGGATGAGCCAGAGGACTATGAGCTGGTGCAGATTATTTCAGACGATCGAA AACTGAAGATCCCTGAAAACGCCAATGTGTTTTACGCTATGAACTCTACTGCCAACTATGACTTTGTCCTAAAGAAACGGACCTTCACCAAGGGGGCAAAGGTCAGGCATGGAGCCAGCTCAACCCTGCCTCGCATGAAGCAGAAGGGACTCAAGATTGCCAAAGGCATCTTCTAA
- the RALGDS gene encoding ral guanine nucleotide dissociation stimulator isoform X7: MMVDCQSSTQEIGEELVNGVIYSISLRKVQVHHGTNKGQRWLGCENESALNLYETCKVRTVKAGTLEKLVERLVPAFQGSDLSYVTIFLCTYRAFTTTQQVLDLLFKRYGCILPYSDEDGGPQDQLRNAISSILGTWLDQYSEDFCQPPDFPCLKQLVAYVQLNMPGSDLERRAHHLLAQLEHAELIEAELEALSPAPVPALRPTPNLEPAPALALVPCPVPAPEPEPAPAPELEPEPAPEPEPTPASELEPALAPAPELEPEPVPAPELEPEPVPAPELEAALSQTLELEPTPAPEPSWPSSVAAENGLSEEKPHLLTFPPDLVAEQFTLMDAELFKKVVPYHCLGSIWSQRDKKGKEHLAPTVRATVTQFNNVANCVITTCLGDRSVTARDRARVVEHWIEVARECRVLKNFSSLYAILSALQSNSIHRLKKTWEEVSRDSFRIFQKLSEIFSDENNYSLSRELLIKEGTSKFATLEMNPKRAQKRPKETGVIQGTVPYLGTFLTDLVMLDTAMKDYLYGRLINFEKRRKEFEVIAQIKLLQSACNNYSIAPEEHFGAWFRAMEWLSEAESYNLSCELEPPSESASNTLKAKKNTAIVKRWSDRQAPSTELSTSGSSHSKSCDQLRCGPYLSSGDIADALSVHSAGSSSSDVEEINMSFVPESPDGQEKKFWESASQSSPETSGISSASSSTSSSSASTTPVASTRTHKRSVSGVCSYSSSLPLYNQQVGDCCIIRVSLDVDNGNMYKSILVTSQDKAPAVIRKAMDKHNLDEDEPEDYELVQIISDDRKLKIPENANVFYAMNSTANYDFVLKKRTFTKGAKVRHGASSTLPRMKQKGLKIAKGIF; encoded by the exons agctctaCGCAGGAGATTGGTGAGGAGCTGGTCAACGGGGTCATCTACTCCATCTCCCTGCGCAAGGTGCAGGTGCACCATGGCACCAACAAGGGCCAGCGCTGGCTCGGG TGTGAGAATGAGTCGGCCCTGAACCTGTATGAGACCTGCAAGGTGCGGACTGTGAAGGCAGGCACGCTGGAGAAGCTGGTGGAGCGCCTGGTGCCTGCCTTCCAGGGCAGCGACCTCTCCTACGTCACCATCTTTCTGTGCACCTACCGAGCCTTCACCACCACCCAGCAGGTCCTGGACCTGCTGTTCAAAAG ATATGGATGCATCCTCCCTTACTCCGACGAGGACGGTGGACCCCAGGACCAACTGAGAAA TGCCATCTCCTCCATCCTGGGCACCTGGCTGGACCAGTACTCAGAGGACTTCTGTCAGCCCCCGGACTTTCCCTGCCTCAAGCAACTGGTGGCCTATGTGCAGCTCAACATGCCCGGCTCTGACCTGGAGCGCCGTGCCCACCATCTCCTGGCTCAGTTGGAGCACGCAGAGCTCATTGAGGCCGAGTTGGAGG CTCTGTCACCAGCTCCAGTGCCAGCTCTGAGACCAACTCCCAATCTAGAGCCAGCGCCAGCACTAGCTCTAGTGCCTTGTCCAGTGCCagctccagagccagagccagcaCCAGCTCCAGAGCTAGAGCCAGAACCagctccagagccagagccaaCGCCAGCTTCAGAGCTAGAGCCAGCTCTAGCGCCAGCTCCAGAGCTAGAGCCAGAGCCAGTACCAGCTCCAGAGCTAGAGCCAGAGCCAGTACCAGCTCCAGAGCTGGAGGCAGCTCTGTCACAAACTCTAGAGCTAGAGCCAACACCAGCACCAGAGCCTTCCTGGCCTTCGTCTGTGGCTGCAGAGAACGGGCTGAGTGAGGAGAAGCCTCACCTCTTGACGTTCCCACCTGACCTGGTAGCGGAGCAGTTTACACTGATGGACGCG gagctgttcaagaaggtggTGCCCTAccactgcctgggctccatctggtccCAGCGGGACAAGAAGGGCAAGGAGCACCTGGCTCCCACCGTCCGTGCCACCGTCACCCAGTTCAACAATGTTGCCAACTGCGTCATCACCACCTGCCTCGGGGACCGGAGTGTGACGGCCCGTGACAGGGCCAGGGTGGTAGAGCACTGGATTGAGGTGGCCAGG GAGTGCCGAGTCCTCAAGAACTTCTCATCACTCTACGCCATCCTCTCTGCTCTGCAGAGCAACTCCATCCACCGACTGAAGAAGACGTGGGAAGAAGTTTCCAG ggACAGCTTCCGAATCTTTCAGAAGCTGTCAGAGATTTTCTCAGACGAGAACAACTACTCACTGAGCAGAGAGCTGCTCATCAAG GAGGGGACCTCCAAGTTTGCCACGCTGGAGATGAACCCCAAGAGAGCCCAGAAACGGCCGAAAGAGACG GGTGTCATCCAGGGCACGGTTCCCTACCTGGGCACGTTCCTCACAGACCTGGTGATGCTGGACACTGCGATGAAGGACTATCTGTAT GGGAGACTGATCAACTTCgagaagaggaggaag GAATTCGAAGTGATCGCCCAGATCAAGCTGCTCCAGTCGGCCTGCAACAATTACAGCATTGCGCCTGAGgagcactttggggcctggttccgGGCCATGGAGTGGCTCAGCGAGGCTGAGAG ctacaacCTGTCCTGTGAGCTGGAGCCCCCCTCTGAATCAGCCAGCAACACGCTCAAGGCCAAGAAGAACACTGCCATTGTTAAGCGCTGGAGCGA CCGCCAGGCCCCCAGCACAGAGCTCAGTACAAGCGGCAGCTCCCACTCCAAGTCCTGTGACCAGCTCAGGTGTGGCCCCTACCTCAGCAGCGGGGACATCGCTGATGCACTCAGCGTCCACTCAGCTGGCTCCTCCAGCTCTGATGTGGAGGAGATCAACATGAGCTTTGTCCCAGAGTCCCCCGATGGCCAGGAAAAGAAG TTCTGGGAGTCAGCCTCCCAGTCATCCCCCGAGACCTCCGGCATCAGCTCAGCCtccagcagcacctcctcctcgTCAGCCTCCACCACCCCCGTGGCCTCCACCCGTACCCACAAGCGCTCCGTCTCCGGGGTCTGCAGCTACAGCTCCTCGCTGCCCCTCTACAACCAGCAGGTGGGCGACTGCTGCATCATCCGTGTCAGCCTGGACGTGGACAACGGCAACATGTACAAGAGCATCCTG GTGACCAGCCAAGATAAAGCTCCGGCCGTAATCCGCAAGGCCATGGACAAACACAACCTGGATGAGGATGAGCCAGAGGACTATGAGCTGGTGCAGATTATTTCAGACGATCGAA AACTGAAGATCCCTGAAAACGCCAATGTGTTTTACGCTATGAACTCTACTGCCAACTATGACTTTGTCCTAAAGAAACGGACCTTCACCAAGGGGGCAAAGGTCAGGCATGGAGCCAGCTCAACCCTGCCTCGCATGAAGCAGAAGGGACTCAAGATTGCCAAAGGCATCTTCTAA
- the RALGDS gene encoding ral guanine nucleotide dissociation stimulator isoform X6, with protein MCLWAGFGAPDGPRLLLASVVPLAQPAAHQGPRRSSTQEIGEELVNGVIYSISLRKVQVHHGTNKGQRWLGCENESALNLYETCKVRTVKAGTLEKLVERLVPAFQGSDLSYVTIFLCTYRAFTTTQQVLDLLFKRYGCILPYSDEDGGPQDQLRNAISSILGTWLDQYSEDFCQPPDFPCLKQLVAYVQLNMPGSDLERRAHHLLAQLEHAELIEAELEALSPAPVPALRPTPNLEPAPALALVPCPVPAPEPEPAPAPELEPEPAPEPEPTPASELEPALAPAPELEPEPVPAPELEPEPVPAPELEAALSQTLELEPTPAPEPSWPSSVAAENGLSEEKPHLLTFPPDLVAEQFTLMDAELFKKVVPYHCLGSIWSQRDKKGKEHLAPTVRATVTQFNNVANCVITTCLGDRSVTARDRARVVEHWIEVARECRVLKNFSSLYAILSALQSNSIHRLKKTWEEVSRDSFRIFQKLSEIFSDENNYSLSRELLIKEGTSKFATLEMNPKRAQKRPKETGVIQGTVPYLGTFLTDLVMLDTAMKDYLYGRLINFEKRRKEFEVIAQIKLLQSACNNYSIAPEEHFGAWFRAMEWLSEAESYNLSCELEPPSESASNTLKAKKNTAIVKRWSDRQAPSTELSTSGSSHSKSCDQLRCGPYLSSGDIADALSVHSAGSSSSDVEEINMSFVPESPDGQEKKFWESASQSSPETSGISSASSSTSSSSASTTPVASTRTHKRSVSGVCSYSSSLPLYNQQVGDCCIIRVSLDVDNGNMYKSILVTSQDKAPAVIRKAMDKHNLDEDEPEDYELVQIISDDRKLKIPENANVFYAMNSTANYDFVLKKRTFTKGAKVRHGASSTLPRMKQKGLKIAKGIF; from the exons agctctaCGCAGGAGATTGGTGAGGAGCTGGTCAACGGGGTCATCTACTCCATCTCCCTGCGCAAGGTGCAGGTGCACCATGGCACCAACAAGGGCCAGCGCTGGCTCGGG TGTGAGAATGAGTCGGCCCTGAACCTGTATGAGACCTGCAAGGTGCGGACTGTGAAGGCAGGCACGCTGGAGAAGCTGGTGGAGCGCCTGGTGCCTGCCTTCCAGGGCAGCGACCTCTCCTACGTCACCATCTTTCTGTGCACCTACCGAGCCTTCACCACCACCCAGCAGGTCCTGGACCTGCTGTTCAAAAG ATATGGATGCATCCTCCCTTACTCCGACGAGGACGGTGGACCCCAGGACCAACTGAGAAA TGCCATCTCCTCCATCCTGGGCACCTGGCTGGACCAGTACTCAGAGGACTTCTGTCAGCCCCCGGACTTTCCCTGCCTCAAGCAACTGGTGGCCTATGTGCAGCTCAACATGCCCGGCTCTGACCTGGAGCGCCGTGCCCACCATCTCCTGGCTCAGTTGGAGCACGCAGAGCTCATTGAGGCCGAGTTGGAGG CTCTGTCACCAGCTCCAGTGCCAGCTCTGAGACCAACTCCCAATCTAGAGCCAGCGCCAGCACTAGCTCTAGTGCCTTGTCCAGTGCCagctccagagccagagccagcaCCAGCTCCAGAGCTAGAGCCAGAACCagctccagagccagagccaaCGCCAGCTTCAGAGCTAGAGCCAGCTCTAGCGCCAGCTCCAGAGCTAGAGCCAGAGCCAGTACCAGCTCCAGAGCTAGAGCCAGAGCCAGTACCAGCTCCAGAGCTGGAGGCAGCTCTGTCACAAACTCTAGAGCTAGAGCCAACACCAGCACCAGAGCCTTCCTGGCCTTCGTCTGTGGCTGCAGAGAACGGGCTGAGTGAGGAGAAGCCTCACCTCTTGACGTTCCCACCTGACCTGGTAGCGGAGCAGTTTACACTGATGGACGCG gagctgttcaagaaggtggTGCCCTAccactgcctgggctccatctggtccCAGCGGGACAAGAAGGGCAAGGAGCACCTGGCTCCCACCGTCCGTGCCACCGTCACCCAGTTCAACAATGTTGCCAACTGCGTCATCACCACCTGCCTCGGGGACCGGAGTGTGACGGCCCGTGACAGGGCCAGGGTGGTAGAGCACTGGATTGAGGTGGCCAGG GAGTGCCGAGTCCTCAAGAACTTCTCATCACTCTACGCCATCCTCTCTGCTCTGCAGAGCAACTCCATCCACCGACTGAAGAAGACGTGGGAAGAAGTTTCCAG ggACAGCTTCCGAATCTTTCAGAAGCTGTCAGAGATTTTCTCAGACGAGAACAACTACTCACTGAGCAGAGAGCTGCTCATCAAG GAGGGGACCTCCAAGTTTGCCACGCTGGAGATGAACCCCAAGAGAGCCCAGAAACGGCCGAAAGAGACG GGTGTCATCCAGGGCACGGTTCCCTACCTGGGCACGTTCCTCACAGACCTGGTGATGCTGGACACTGCGATGAAGGACTATCTGTAT GGGAGACTGATCAACTTCgagaagaggaggaag GAATTCGAAGTGATCGCCCAGATCAAGCTGCTCCAGTCGGCCTGCAACAATTACAGCATTGCGCCTGAGgagcactttggggcctggttccgGGCCATGGAGTGGCTCAGCGAGGCTGAGAG ctacaacCTGTCCTGTGAGCTGGAGCCCCCCTCTGAATCAGCCAGCAACACGCTCAAGGCCAAGAAGAACACTGCCATTGTTAAGCGCTGGAGCGA CCGCCAGGCCCCCAGCACAGAGCTCAGTACAAGCGGCAGCTCCCACTCCAAGTCCTGTGACCAGCTCAGGTGTGGCCCCTACCTCAGCAGCGGGGACATCGCTGATGCACTCAGCGTCCACTCAGCTGGCTCCTCCAGCTCTGATGTGGAGGAGATCAACATGAGCTTTGTCCCAGAGTCCCCCGATGGCCAGGAAAAGAAG TTCTGGGAGTCAGCCTCCCAGTCATCCCCCGAGACCTCCGGCATCAGCTCAGCCtccagcagcacctcctcctcgTCAGCCTCCACCACCCCCGTGGCCTCCACCCGTACCCACAAGCGCTCCGTCTCCGGGGTCTGCAGCTACAGCTCCTCGCTGCCCCTCTACAACCAGCAGGTGGGCGACTGCTGCATCATCCGTGTCAGCCTGGACGTGGACAACGGCAACATGTACAAGAGCATCCTG GTGACCAGCCAAGATAAAGCTCCGGCCGTAATCCGCAAGGCCATGGACAAACACAACCTGGATGAGGATGAGCCAGAGGACTATGAGCTGGTGCAGATTATTTCAGACGATCGAA AACTGAAGATCCCTGAAAACGCCAATGTGTTTTACGCTATGAACTCTACTGCCAACTATGACTTTGTCCTAAAGAAACGGACCTTCACCAAGGGGGCAAAGGTCAGGCATGGAGCCAGCTCAACCCTGCCTCGCATGAAGCAGAAGGGACTCAAGATTGCCAAAGGCATCTTCTAA